A DNA window from Ipomoea triloba cultivar NCNSP0323 chromosome 10, ASM357664v1 contains the following coding sequences:
- the LOC116031415 gene encoding GDSL esterase/lipase At4g10955-like, translating into MASEREEFSVSGPLHLDVVNWDNADHRRSVAACLVQGVYILERDRQEKRQGDEALAPPWWKFFNFKLYRQLVDDADSSIFGAVYEYTPPGCNSNELAVKCPRYVIAFRGTITKGDAFSRDLELDMHIIRNELHFSSRFETGIQAVRSVVATFGSSNIWLTGHSLGAAIAMLAGKTMAKTGVFLEAFLFNSPYLSAPVERIKDKKVKHGIRIATSVITAGLAFASSVKSNNRQKNLSRGSSFAAISRWVPCLFVNPADHICSEYIGYFEHRKKMEDIGIGAIENLATQHSVGGLFMNLLGKDSEEPMHLIPSAALTVNLTPSPDFKEAHGIHQWWRPALRLDSKTYLYS; encoded by the exons ATGGCCTCAGAGAGGGAAGAGTTCAGCGTTTCGGGGCCATTGCATCTAGATGTTGTTAACTG GGATAATGCGGACCACAGGAGGTCTGTTGCTGCGTGTTTGGTCCAAGGTGTCTACATTTTAGAGAGAGATCGACAGGAAAAGCGGCAGGGAGATGAAGCTCTTGCTCCTCCATGGTGGAAATTCTTCAATTTCAAGTTATATCGTCAGCTTGTTGACGATGCTGATTCCTCTATCTTTGGTGCTGTTTATGAATACACACCTCCGGGGTGCAATAGCAATGAGCTAGCAGTTAAATGCCCACGCTATGTCATTGCTTTCCGAGGGACCATTACAAAAGGAGATGCATTTTCACGAGATTTGGAGTTGGATATGCACATTATCAGAAATGAACTTCATTTCTCTTCTCGCTTTGAGACGGGCATTCAAGCTGTGCGAAGCGTGGTTGCGACATTTGGAAGTTCAAATATCTGGTTAACTGGTCATTCCCTCGGGGCTGCTATAGCAATGCTCGCTGGTAAGACTATGGCAAAGACGGGAGTGTTTCTTGAAGCCTTTCTATTTAACTCACCGTACTTGTCAGCTCCAGTTGAGAGAATCAAGGATAAGAAAGTCAAGCATGGCATCCGAATCGCAACTAGTGTCATCACAGCTGGTCTTGCATTTGCTTCATCTGTGAAGAGTAACAACCGCCAGAAGAATCTATCAAGAGGTTCTTCTTTTGCTGCAATCTCGAGATGGGTGCCATGTCTGTTTGTGAATCCAGCTGATCACATATGCTCAGAGTACATTGGCTATTTTGAACATAGAAAAAAGATGGAGGATATCGGAATTGGGGCTATCGAGAACTTAGCAACCCAACACTCTGTCGGGGGTCTTTTTATGAACTTATTGGGAAAGGACTCTGAAGAACCAATGCACCTTATTCCATCAGCAGCTTTAACGGTCAACTTGACTCCTTCACCGGACTTCAAAGAAGCTCATGGAATTCACCAATGGTGGAGACCTGCTCTCCGCTTGGATTCCAAAACCTACCTGTACAGTTAA
- the LOC116031416 gene encoding calcineurin B-like protein 7 isoform X2 yields the protein MRFLVGCFCLKQRHSSGLDDHLLTLASQTALNEVEALYVLYEKLSRSLIDDGLIHKEEFLLGMFECSNKQNLMADRLFDLFDMKRNGVIEFGEFVQSLNVFHPRTPESVKIAFAFRLYDLKQTGYIDREELKEMVLATISETGSMIAEDVIEAIVDKTISEADMTGDGRISPEEWKQLVARNPALISNMTLPEIKEVTIAFPSFITLTRVKDWELQSESRELFW from the exons ATGCGCTTTCTGGTGGGCTGCTTCTGCTTGAAGCAGAGACACAGTTCTGGTTTGGACGATCATCTTCTCACTCTTGCTTCTCAGACAGCCT TGAATGAGGTGGAGGCTTTGTATGTCTTGTACGAGAAACTAAGCCGTTCCTTAATCGATGATGGTCTTATTCACAAG GAAGAGTTTCTGCTTGGGATGTTCGAGTGCAGCAATAAGCAAAATCTTATGGCAGACAGG TTGTTTGATTTGTTCGATATGAAGCGAAATGGCGTAATAGAATTTGGAGAATTTGTTCAATCCTTGAACGTGTTCCATCCTCGTACACCAGAATCTGTCAAAATCGCAT TTGCATTTAGATTGTATGACTTGAAGCAAACAGGCTATATCGATCGTGAAGAG TTGAAGGAGATGGTATTGGCTACCATAAGTGAAACAGGGTCAATGATTGCAGAGgatgttattgaagcaattgTGGACAAG ACAATTTCAGAGGCAGACATGACAGGAGATGGGAGAATCAGTCCAGAAGAGTGGAAACAGTTGGTTGCAAGAAACCCTGCTCTCATCAGCAACATGACTCTCCCAGAAATCAA GGAGGTAACAATAGCATTCCCAAGCTTCATAACACTGACTAGAGTCAAGGACTGGGAATTGCAGTCTGAAAGTCGGGAATTGTTCTGGTAG
- the LOC116031416 gene encoding calcineurin B-like protein 7 isoform X1 translates to MRFLVGCFCLKQRHSSGLDDHLLTLASQTAFTVNEVEALYVLYEKLSRSLIDDGLIHKEEFLLGMFECSNKQNLMADRLFDLFDMKRNGVIEFGEFVQSLNVFHPRTPESVKIAFAFRLYDLKQTGYIDREELKEMVLATISETGSMIAEDVIEAIVDKTISEADMTGDGRISPEEWKQLVARNPALISNMTLPEIKEVTIAFPSFITLTRVKDWELQSESRELFW, encoded by the exons ATGCGCTTTCTGGTGGGCTGCTTCTGCTTGAAGCAGAGACACAGTTCTGGTTTGGACGATCATCTTCTCACTCTTGCTTCTCAGACAGCCT TTACAGTGAATGAGGTGGAGGCTTTGTATGTCTTGTACGAGAAACTAAGCCGTTCCTTAATCGATGATGGTCTTATTCACAAG GAAGAGTTTCTGCTTGGGATGTTCGAGTGCAGCAATAAGCAAAATCTTATGGCAGACAGG TTGTTTGATTTGTTCGATATGAAGCGAAATGGCGTAATAGAATTTGGAGAATTTGTTCAATCCTTGAACGTGTTCCATCCTCGTACACCAGAATCTGTCAAAATCGCAT TTGCATTTAGATTGTATGACTTGAAGCAAACAGGCTATATCGATCGTGAAGAG TTGAAGGAGATGGTATTGGCTACCATAAGTGAAACAGGGTCAATGATTGCAGAGgatgttattgaagcaattgTGGACAAG ACAATTTCAGAGGCAGACATGACAGGAGATGGGAGAATCAGTCCAGAAGAGTGGAAACAGTTGGTTGCAAGAAACCCTGCTCTCATCAGCAACATGACTCTCCCAGAAATCAA GGAGGTAACAATAGCATTCCCAAGCTTCATAACACTGACTAGAGTCAAGGACTGGGAATTGCAGTCTGAAAGTCGGGAATTGTTCTGGTAG
- the LOC116031416 gene encoding calcineurin B-like protein 7 isoform X3 has translation MIVNEVEALYVLYEKLSRSLIDDGLIHKEEFLLGMFECSNKQNLMADRLFDLFDMKRNGVIEFGEFVQSLNVFHPRTPESVKIAFAFRLYDLKQTGYIDREELKEMVLATISETGSMIAEDVIEAIVDKTISEADMTGDGRISPEEWKQLVARNPALISNMTLPEIKEVTIAFPSFITLTRVKDWELQSESRELFW, from the exons ATGATAG TGAATGAGGTGGAGGCTTTGTATGTCTTGTACGAGAAACTAAGCCGTTCCTTAATCGATGATGGTCTTATTCACAAG GAAGAGTTTCTGCTTGGGATGTTCGAGTGCAGCAATAAGCAAAATCTTATGGCAGACAGG TTGTTTGATTTGTTCGATATGAAGCGAAATGGCGTAATAGAATTTGGAGAATTTGTTCAATCCTTGAACGTGTTCCATCCTCGTACACCAGAATCTGTCAAAATCGCAT TTGCATTTAGATTGTATGACTTGAAGCAAACAGGCTATATCGATCGTGAAGAG TTGAAGGAGATGGTATTGGCTACCATAAGTGAAACAGGGTCAATGATTGCAGAGgatgttattgaagcaattgTGGACAAG ACAATTTCAGAGGCAGACATGACAGGAGATGGGAGAATCAGTCCAGAAGAGTGGAAACAGTTGGTTGCAAGAAACCCTGCTCTCATCAGCAACATGACTCTCCCAGAAATCAA GGAGGTAACAATAGCATTCCCAAGCTTCATAACACTGACTAGAGTCAAGGACTGGGAATTGCAGTCTGAAAGTCGGGAATTGTTCTGGTAG